A stretch of Canis lupus baileyi chromosome 7, mCanLup2.hap1, whole genome shotgun sequence DNA encodes these proteins:
- the GPSM3 gene encoding G-protein-signaling modulator 3 isoform X2, giving the protein MEAKRPQEEEDGEQHQGPHQDEQDWPPVNATTRPWRSAPPSPPPPGTRHTALGPCSASLLSLQTELLLDLVAEAQSRRLEEQRATFHIPQNPPSIAPAPLRPLEEREQLYSTILSHQGRQRLKDLGEISIFITLIHLSGE; this is encoded by the exons ATGGAGGCCAAGAGAccccaggaggaagaggatggtGAACAG CATCAAGGCCCCCATCAGGATGAGCAGGACTGGCCCCCTGTGAATGCCACCACTAGGCCTTGGCGATCTGCTCCTCcgtcccctcctcctccagggacCCGCCACACAG ccctggggccctgctccGCCTCCCTGCTCTCCCTACAGACTGAGCTCCTTCTGGATTTGGTGGCTGAGGCCCAGTCCCGCCGCCTAGAGGAGCAAAGAGCCACCTTCCACATCCCCCAGAACCCCCCAAGCATAGCCCCAGCCCCACTTCGGCCTCTTGAGGAGAGAGAACAGCTCTACAGCACTATCCTCAGTCACCAG GGGCGCCAGAGACTGAAGGACCTGGGAGAAATCTCAATATTCATCACCCTCATCCACCTTTCTGGGGAATAG
- the GPSM3 gene encoding G-protein-signaling modulator 3 isoform X1 — protein MEAKRPQEEEDGEQHQGPHQDEQDWPPVNATTRPWRSAPPSPPPPGTRHTALGPCSASLLSLQTELLLDLVAEAQSRRLEEQRATFHIPQNPPSIAPAPLRPLEEREQLYSTILSHQSQRMEAQRSEPPLPPGGQELLELLLRVQGGGRMEEQRSRPPTHTC, from the exons ATGGAGGCCAAGAGAccccaggaggaagaggatggtGAACAG CATCAAGGCCCCCATCAGGATGAGCAGGACTGGCCCCCTGTGAATGCCACCACTAGGCCTTGGCGATCTGCTCCTCcgtcccctcctcctccagggacCCGCCACACAG ccctggggccctgctccGCCTCCCTGCTCTCCCTACAGACTGAGCTCCTTCTGGATTTGGTGGCTGAGGCCCAGTCCCGCCGCCTAGAGGAGCAAAGAGCCACCTTCCACATCCCCCAGAACCCCCCAAGCATAGCCCCAGCCCCACTTCGGCCTCTTGAGGAGAGAGAACAGCTCTACAGCACTATCCTCAGTCACCAG AGCCAGCGGATGGAAGCCCAGCGGTCAGAGCCTCCCCTACCCCCAGGGGGACAGGAGCTCCTGGAGTTGCTGCTGAGAGTTCAGGGTGGGGGTCGAATGGAGGAGCAAAGGTCTCGGCCCCCCACACATACCTGCTGA